Proteins found in one Acanthopagrus latus isolate v.2019 chromosome 3, fAcaLat1.1, whole genome shotgun sequence genomic segment:
- the LOC119017224 gene encoding stathmin-like isoform X1, translating into MCALSALAQRVISASQEQHPQLCEGGCDRQHLYNRTRLQELFLFYGLLIDLQCTLKMASAEDIQVKELDKRASGQAFEVILATPAPDAKGNFPLSPPKKTDVSLEEIQKKLDAAEERRKNHEAEVLKHLAEKREHEKEVLQKAMEENNNFSKMAEEKLNQKMEANKENRTALMAAMNEKFKEKDKKLEEVRKNKETKEGTSED; encoded by the exons ATGTGCGCGCTTAGTGCGCTCGCGCAGAGGGTGATCTCTGCGAGCCAGGAGCAGCATCCGCAGCTTTGTGAAGGTGGGTGTGACAGGCAGCATCTTTACAACCGAACAAGACTGCAggaattatttcttttttacgGTCT gTTAATTGACCTGCAGTGCACTCTGAAGATGGCATCCGCTGAAG ATATCCAGGTCAAGGAGCTCGACAAAAGGGCCTCAGGCCAGGCCTTTGAGGTCATCCTAGCCACTCCCGCCCCAGATGCCAAGGGCAACTTCCCCCTGTCTCCTCCCAAGAAGACTGATGTCTCACTGGAGGAAATTCAGAAAAAGCTGgatgctgcagaggagagacgcaag AATCATGAAGCCGAGGTTCTGAAGCACTTGGCTGAAAAGCGTGAGCATGAGAAGGAAGTGCTGCAGAAAGCTATGGAGGAGAACAACAACTTTAGCAAGATGGCTGAGGAGAAGCTCAATCAGAAGATGGAGGCCAACAAAGAGAACCGCACAGCACTCATGGCAGCGATGAATGAGAAATTCAAGGAGAAG GACAAGAAGCTGGAAGAGGTCCGGAAGAACAAGGAAACCAAAGAGGGAACCTCGGAAGACTGA
- the LOC119017224 gene encoding stathmin-like isoform X2 has translation MASAEDIQVKELDKRASGQAFEVILATPAPDAKGNFPLSPPKKTDVSLEEIQKKLDAAEERRKNHEAEVLKHLAEKREHEKEVLQKAMEENNNFSKMAEEKLNQKMEANKENRTALMAAMNEKFKEKDKKLEEVRKNKETKEGTSED, from the exons ATGGCATCCGCTGAAG ATATCCAGGTCAAGGAGCTCGACAAAAGGGCCTCAGGCCAGGCCTTTGAGGTCATCCTAGCCACTCCCGCCCCAGATGCCAAGGGCAACTTCCCCCTGTCTCCTCCCAAGAAGACTGATGTCTCACTGGAGGAAATTCAGAAAAAGCTGgatgctgcagaggagagacgcaag AATCATGAAGCCGAGGTTCTGAAGCACTTGGCTGAAAAGCGTGAGCATGAGAAGGAAGTGCTGCAGAAAGCTATGGAGGAGAACAACAACTTTAGCAAGATGGCTGAGGAGAAGCTCAATCAGAAGATGGAGGCCAACAAAGAGAACCGCACAGCACTCATGGCAGCGATGAATGAGAAATTCAAGGAGAAG GACAAGAAGCTGGAAGAGGTCCGGAAGAACAAGGAAACCAAAGAGGGAACCTCGGAAGACTGA